Within Sphingobium aromaticiconvertens, the genomic segment CGGGTCTGCCACAGCAGCGCGATCTGACGACAAATGGCTTCGTCGATCTTCTCGCCATCCTCCGTCTCTGTGCGGCCGGTGTCTTTCAGCAGCATGAGGTCGGCGATGCGGTTCTTGTGATCGATCATGCTCTTGCGCCGCACCTCGGTCGGGTGAGCGGTGAGTACCGGTACAATCAGTGAATCGGACAGCAGCGCCAGCACCGCATCGCGGCTGATGCCGTGCGATTCCAGCCGCGCGAGGGCAGAGGCGACATCCGCACCCGGCTCCGCCTCCACGCCCTGTCGATCCTCCGCCAGATTGGCGAGCATCGAGAAGAGCATGAACCCGCGCACGAAGGACAAGGTGTCGTCGAGGCTGAGCGCCCCCAAACCGGTATCGACCAAATCCGCGCCATCCACGCCACGCGCGCGATCGACCGAGGCAGAGCGGATATATTCGGTCTGGCGGTAAAGATGCTCGCCGCCATAGGCCCGGATGACATCGCCCAGCAGCCGGCCAAGAAAACGGATATCAGGGTTTTGCGTTATCGCCGGAGCGGTCGCCTGCTGGGATGCGGTAGCCATGTCCACATGCTGCACCGCAGCACCGAAACGGTCAAGCGATTCCGCCCTCCGTGAAAACGATTTCAGGCGACCTTGAGCGCCACGATCAATCGGCCAAATTCCTCTTGCAACTGTTCCGCGCGCTGGCGCACGGCAGCGCCTTGCTCACGCGTTTGCGCGGCGGCCTCCGCCGTCTGGCGCAGCGCGGCTGATATGGCGCCCACGGCGTGGTCGGCAGCGCCCGCGTCCAGCGCCACCGAATGAGATACCCTCTGTATATCCTCGACCGCTTGACGCTGGCGATGCGCGGTTTGCGATACGGTGGAAATCGCGGCGGCCAGCTTGCCCAGGATTGCGTCGACGGATCCGACCAGTGCGAATGTGCGTTCGGCGGCCTGTTCGATACCATCGACGCGGGCATGGATGTCCCGCGTGGTCTGGGCGGTCTGACCCGCGAGCGCCTTCACCTCGTTGGCGACGATCACGAAGCCGCGCCCTGCCTCACCAGCACGGGCCGCCTCGATCGTGGCGTTGAGCGCAAGCAGGTTGGTCTGACCAGTAATGTCGGCGATCAGGGTCGCGGCCTCGTTCACTGACGCCACATGGTGGCGTAGATTGTCATTGGCCTCGCGCGCCTGCGCGGACTGCCCGCTGGCCGACTCCGCCGACGCGCGCAGGTCGTCGGCGGAGGCCGTGAAATGGCTGATCGAGGCGGTAAGATCGTCGATGGTCGCGGTAATCGCGCGCGCCGAATGAGCGGTTTCCCGCACCCGATCGACCACCGTCCCGGCATGGCCGCGCTGCGCCGTTATGCAATCCAGCGTATCATCTGCACTCGCTTCGAGCGCACTTGCGGTATCGAGCATCTGCCGCACCAGTGCCGCCATCGACTGTTCCAGCGCAGCGGCGATCTCCCGCCCGTTGCGCCGCAATTCCTCTTCATGCCGTCGCTGGTCGCGCGCCGCCTGTTCCGCGCTGGTGGCGAGCGCCTGACGTGAGGCTTCTGCCTGCACCAGCGCACCCTCGGCCCTTGCAGCAGCGGCGCGTGCCTCTCCCTCCGCCGCGCGGGCCGTCTTCGCAGACAGTCGCAGCGCCCGATAGGCCCGCATCAGGCGATGCGCCAGCCAGGCCGACATGATGATGAACGTCAGAAAGATGATGACGATGGCGGGCAATATGCTGCGGAACGCCCCCCGGCCTGCCCCGGCACTACGCCATTCGACGCGCCCCAGCGAACG encodes:
- a CDS encoding methyl-accepting chemotaxis protein, yielding MKLNPLRRALIRRWHDPRAQQRDYELSDTMVPLFGMILLAIIGAALLLWLLVDRIEQNADANLHRVVEGALQREKSALGTHAVAAARWDDAVVHLYGELDRAWADKTLVYEDMAVLVIDRQGRTRWAARAVQDGKGHGAVNLRSAMPEAVAGLLGSLPASRSKALGTADAVTGFGWFEKQPAIFAVRAITPWTPTVQMPQTDIRYLVMVKHIDQRSLAAMGQPYDLSLRWAKGAIASGWHSAQIEDPLGRSLGRVEWRSAGAGRGAFRSILPAIVIIFLTFIIMSAWLAHRLMRAYRALRLSAKTARAAEGEARAAAARAEGALVQAEASRQALATSAEQAARDQRRHEEELRRNGREIAAALEQSMAALVRQMLDTASALEASADDTLDCITAQRGHAGTVVDRVRETAHSARAITATIDDLTASISHFTASADDLRASAESASGQSAQAREANDNLRHHVASVNEAATLIADITGQTNLLALNATIEAARAGEAGRGFVIVANEVKALAGQTAQTTRDIHARVDGIEQAAERTFALVGSVDAILGKLAAAISTVSQTAHRQRQAVEDIQRVSHSVALDAGAADHAVGAISAALRQTAEAAAQTREQGAAVRQRAEQLQEEFGRLIVALKVA